In Lacibacter sp. H375, one DNA window encodes the following:
- a CDS encoding M1 family metallopeptidase: MKNIVLIVAIVCTTFELYAQPNRWQQRVKYVMDIDMDVTTNRYTGKQKLEYTNNSPDTLDKLFYHVYWNAFQPNSMMDARSRELGKAKVGGRPDWDARVRDRILNLKENEIGYQKIKSLKLNGVAQTITEHETILEVKLSKPVLPKQKVMLEMEWDAQVPLQVRRSGRDAANGVKFSMSQWYPKLCEYDADGWHPNPYVAREFYGVWGDFDVNITIDKNFIIGGTGYLINANQIGHGYEAAGAKVVRPAGDKLTWKFTAPNVHDFVWAADAEYKHIVRQVKNGPTLHVFYNYQPNNPKNDEAWMKVADAAEIVYPFIAKNFGAYPYKQYSFIQGGDGGMEYPMATLLNGPGLGTVFHEWMHTWYQMLMGTNESLYAWMDEGFTDYATDLVANYYFSEMAKRSGTKHEDDKLPKYHADNYSSYFSLVKSRLEEPMTTHADHFNTNFAYSIASYSKGAVFLSQLGYITGDTVRDKILLEYYKQWRFKHPNVNDFMRIAEKVSGLQLDWYKEYWVNSTKTIDYGIDSLWEEGGKSKIRLRRVNEMPMPIDLVLTFKDGTQQLHYVPGYLMFGEKPAENNIARTVYPAWKWTHPTYVIEFDKPLRDLTVAEIDPSYRMADVDRKNNRLELKW, encoded by the coding sequence ATGAAGAATATTGTTTTGATCGTAGCTATTGTCTGTACCACATTTGAACTATATGCCCAGCCCAATCGTTGGCAACAACGGGTGAAATACGTGATGGATATTGATATGGATGTAACCACTAATCGTTACACTGGTAAACAGAAACTTGAATACACAAATAACTCTCCTGATACGCTAGATAAATTGTTTTATCATGTTTACTGGAATGCGTTTCAGCCAAACAGTATGATGGATGCCCGCAGCAGGGAATTAGGCAAAGCAAAAGTTGGCGGCCGGCCCGATTGGGATGCACGTGTAAGGGATCGCATTCTTAACTTAAAAGAGAATGAGATCGGTTACCAGAAAATAAAATCGCTGAAATTGAATGGAGTTGCACAAACAATAACCGAACATGAGACCATTCTTGAAGTAAAACTCAGCAAGCCTGTTTTGCCAAAGCAAAAAGTAATGCTTGAAATGGAGTGGGATGCGCAGGTTCCTTTGCAGGTTCGTCGTAGTGGAAGAGATGCAGCAAATGGTGTAAAATTTTCAATGTCGCAATGGTATCCCAAGTTATGTGAGTATGATGCGGATGGCTGGCATCCTAACCCATATGTTGCCCGTGAGTTTTATGGCGTGTGGGGCGATTTTGATGTAAACATTACCATCGATAAAAATTTCATTATTGGTGGCACGGGTTATCTAATCAATGCAAACCAAATAGGACATGGGTATGAAGCTGCGGGAGCAAAAGTTGTTCGTCCTGCAGGTGATAAACTAACGTGGAAGTTTACTGCGCCTAATGTGCACGATTTTGTTTGGGCAGCTGATGCTGAATACAAACATATTGTTCGGCAGGTGAAGAATGGTCCAACACTTCATGTGTTTTATAATTATCAACCTAACAATCCTAAGAATGATGAAGCATGGATGAAGGTGGCTGATGCTGCTGAGATTGTTTATCCGTTCATTGCAAAAAACTTCGGTGCATATCCTTACAAACAATATTCATTTATTCAAGGTGGTGATGGTGGTATGGAATACCCTATGGCAACATTGCTGAATGGCCCCGGGCTCGGTACAGTATTTCATGAATGGATGCACACCTGGTACCAGATGTTGATGGGCACCAATGAAAGTTTATATGCATGGATGGATGAAGGTTTTACTGATTATGCAACTGATCTTGTTGCAAATTATTATTTCAGCGAGATGGCAAAGCGTAGCGGAACAAAGCATGAAGATGATAAATTGCCAAAGTATCATGCAGATAATTACAGCAGTTATTTTAGCCTGGTGAAAAGCCGTTTGGAAGAACCCATGACAACCCATGCTGATCATTTCAATACCAACTTTGCATACAGTATTGCTTCTTATTCAAAAGGCGCAGTGTTTCTTTCACAGTTAGGTTATATCACCGGTGATACAGTAAGAGACAAAATTTTACTGGAGTATTATAAGCAATGGCGTTTTAAACATCCCAACGTAAATGATTTTATGCGTATTGCTGAAAAAGTGAGTGGCCTGCAATTAGACTGGTACAAAGAATATTGGGTAAACAGTACAAAAACGATCGACTACGGTATTGATAGTTTGTGGGAAGAAGGAGGCAAATCAAAAATTCGATTGAGGCGTGTGAATGAAATGCCCATGCCCATTGATCTTGTACTGACATTTAAAGACGGCACACAACAATTACATTACGTTCCCGGTTATCTCATGTTTGGAGAAAAACCTGCTGAGAATAATATAGCAAGAACAGTTTATCCAGCTTGGAAATGGACACATCCTACTTATGTAATTGAGTTTGATAAACCACTCAGGGATTTAACTGTTGCAGAAATTGACCCATCGTATCGTATGGCTGATGTTGACAGGAAGAATAATAGACTGGAATTGAAGTGGTAA
- a CDS encoding ATP-binding protein — MLYTLHKNIHTSSLDSALSDLRIIISQRIQAHFNEQLFPFHQWLAQQFNGELYNEEIGKHIPHLQHPDEWIILMLALVPHVSPNFFESIIQEQLPGGGDFAEFGGVKATNHRSMLPTGETVQFVLAGTSVEDRLKVQFYFSEDHFFFRESILWLEPVKEGEPVMSGRIILAQDVVDKILLGRESAPRFGLDFPAKRITTQMNWNDLVLPNKTSQQVADIVTWLKHHHKISADENLKRKIKPGYRVLFYGPSGTGKTLTAGLIGKQFEKEVYRIDLSQVVSKYIGETEKNLESVFKRAESKDWILFFDEADALFGKRTNVQSSHDKYANQEISYLLQRVEDYPGLMILASNFRHNLDDAFVRRFHAVIHFPIPNAHERYVLWQKSLPDSLTSNGSVDLYQLADKYELTGASILNAVQFAVLQCYARNTTELQQADLLDGIRKELMKEEKSA; from the coding sequence ATGCTTTACACCTTACATAAAAACATCCACACTTCATCGCTTGATTCTGCACTTTCCGATCTCAGGATCATTATTTCGCAACGCATACAAGCGCATTTTAATGAGCAGTTGTTTCCTTTTCATCAATGGTTGGCGCAACAGTTTAATGGTGAGTTGTATAACGAAGAGATCGGGAAACATATTCCGCACTTGCAACACCCGGATGAGTGGATCATCCTGATGCTTGCATTAGTACCACATGTAAGCCCTAATTTTTTTGAAAGCATCATACAGGAACAATTACCGGGTGGTGGCGATTTTGCAGAGTTTGGCGGTGTTAAAGCAACCAATCACAGGAGTATGTTACCAACGGGTGAAACTGTACAGTTTGTTCTTGCAGGCACTTCAGTTGAAGATCGTTTAAAAGTACAATTCTATTTTTCAGAAGATCATTTCTTTTTCCGTGAAAGTATTCTGTGGTTAGAACCTGTGAAAGAAGGTGAGCCGGTTATGAGTGGCCGCATTATTCTTGCGCAGGATGTAGTTGATAAAATATTGTTGGGTCGGGAATCAGCGCCACGCTTTGGATTAGACTTTCCTGCCAAACGTATCACTACACAAATGAACTGGAACGATCTTGTGTTACCTAACAAAACTTCGCAACAGGTAGCAGATATCGTTACATGGTTAAAACATCATCACAAAATATCGGCCGATGAAAATCTAAAACGGAAAATAAAACCCGGTTACCGGGTGTTGTTTTATGGTCCATCAGGAACAGGTAAAACATTAACGGCTGGTTTAATCGGGAAGCAGTTTGAGAAAGAAGTGTATCGTATCGATCTTTCGCAAGTGGTATCAAAATACATTGGCGAAACAGAAAAAAACCTGGAGAGTGTTTTCAAACGGGCAGAAAGCAAAGACTGGATCTTATTTTTTGATGAAGCAGATGCTTTGTTTGGCAAACGCACCAATGTGCAGTCATCACATGATAAGTATGCCAACCAGGAAATATCTTATCTGTTGCAACGTGTGGAAGATTATCCCGGTTTGATGATCCTCGCATCTAATTTCAGGCATAATCTTGATGATGCATTTGTAAGAAGGTTTCATGCGGTTATTCATTTTCCCATCCCGAATGCTCATGAACGTTATGTGCTTTGGCAAAAATCGTTGCCTGATAGTCTCACTTCAAATGGTTCTGTGGATCTGTATCAATTGGCTGATAAATATGAGCTCACTGGCGCTTCCATCCTCAACGCTGTGCAATTTGCCGTTTTGCAATGCTATGCCCGCAATACAACTGAGCTGCAGCAGGCGGATCTGCTGGATGGTATTCGTAAAGAGCTGATGAAAGAAGAAAAGTCGGCTTAG
- a CDS encoding eCIS core domain-containing protein — protein MKKIRRGKRQIATKATKPTSIQSANKSSEDVGQATAFFKSTNASSLSHDSNHFFKARFGYDFSDVKIHTGTEAEVSANDLDAKAYTVGNSIVFNRNEYNPHSFEGKKLLAHELAHVMQSKQGTVADGYIQPQRSTPVPATAVVDPRTDIATFTVNSVNLVVEPDQTLRRGTTVTFHGRRIRVNRTGAVTAASLRPRVIPTYTGRGRSRRVTSVTLSYTLYIKTFYGTRASSSDTSAYGRGTTAADIAAGNTTLGFHEGSHGQDYQDYIAQNPLPQFTLEVPATIRQYNAAMRTFNSDVSTYYADMSSHSETHTDMVGTPMTP, from the coding sequence ATGAAGAAAATACGTAGAGGGAAAAGGCAAATTGCAACTAAAGCCACAAAACCTACTTCCATTCAATCAGCAAACAAAAGTTCAGAAGATGTGGGCCAAGCAACAGCATTTTTCAAAAGCACAAATGCATCAAGCTTATCACATGATTCAAATCATTTCTTCAAAGCCCGTTTCGGTTATGACTTCTCGGATGTAAAAATTCATACCGGTACAGAAGCGGAAGTATCTGCAAATGATCTTGATGCAAAAGCATATACTGTTGGCAACAGTATTGTCTTCAACAGGAATGAATACAATCCGCATTCTTTTGAAGGGAAAAAATTACTGGCACATGAGTTAGCACATGTCATGCAAAGTAAGCAGGGTACTGTTGCTGATGGTTACATTCAGCCGCAACGTTCTACACCCGTACCTGCAACTGCTGTTGTTGATCCTCGTACAGACATTGCAACATTTACAGTGAACAGTGTAAACCTGGTGGTTGAGCCGGATCAAACATTAAGAAGAGGCACAACGGTTACATTTCATGGTCGGCGTATCAGAGTAAACAGAACAGGTGCAGTAACAGCCGCTAGTTTGCGGCCAAGGGTAATACCAACTTACACAGGGAGAGGAAGAAGCAGGCGTGTTACCTCGGTAACACTTTCGTATACATTATACATCAAAACATTTTATGGAACAAGGGCTTCTTCCTCTGATACCTCTGCTTATGGCAGAGGCACAACTGCGGCAGATATTGCAGCCGGCAATACAACACTGGGTTTTCATGAAGGAAGTCATGGGCAGGACTACCAGGATTATATTGCACAAAACCCATTACCACAATTTACACTTGAAGTGCCAGCAACCATCAGGCAATACAATGCTGCCATGCGTACATTTAACAGCGATGTAAGTACTTATTATGCTGATATGAGTTCGCATAGCGAAACGCATACAGATATGGTGGGCACACCTATGACTCCTTGA
- a CDS encoding eCIS core domain-containing protein, translating into MFTSAEKTSKPAGAVKATADKTSFFRKAGEESFFSSKTNPSFFNSTVQAKLNISQPNDPLEKEADETADKVMRMPDAAVPSIAEKKEDELQRKEDEQEEMIQPKMIVNAGGSLVMRSEEPGEVNEETVQPKLYSAGLMRKEAEEEQEETVQRKEEEQEETIQRFADSNCCSAAVIHRKERGPPTTHTSTFSSQLQQSKGQGAPLNHSVLHNMQNRFGADFSSVRIHNNNTSAQLSSNINAQAFTHGNDIYFNHGKYNPHTSSGGSLLAHELTHTIQQGAATLHRKAKSPATSPFVQTKTEPQQLTAEPRPELIRAVHHAKSQIGKVNASQTTPDGLRVGADRLVEYFKTAMGDEAILEGNQPYKTGSVHIDNIRYKKEAKGMNPLDPTGPAVMRDAMPSWCGIFTFWALNKGGIPMKKWKLGQAAVDIKSAYPPGYTPRAGDIAYKGPPYHHYAIVENATGGAKNATVNTVDGNTAGEDNLGAQVQQRSQSMSVWKLFFNPLYGLEEQLPQNPEALTPEEINKIMSDAGASSTSYLSAPASTAAEIKPYTPAETTVAEMPAPVTDEASAVVPAEETKEGTVEVKAEVIPTSPKTPEEDPAYQQIMQQAGSVKSKQKTHDTPKSKADAAQLASAIPVDLDKSSQAQFHKVNEMELQDKQKFNADAFKKQLNDRIEGALPKDDNETVDRYEHPSKAEKAMSEAKDGMKTDVKEEKKKAGNAIETTTSAPPSEEGVKPKETADMQPEDAGKKPHIPKAEAAAPKPKTDEEISMEKDAQSLDDQMAESDVTEEQLANSNEPTFGEALSSKQEAQTQARNAPAEYRAKEQPQIAKAEDQAKATVAGKLTEMHEGRAGALAKVDEGKNNTKTKDEEKRKEIAGNLQRIYNETKEKVTTLLTNLETNVITEFDTAANAANTVFERNVHRRLDDHYGITTVDDTVGDYMRGGLSPEIGKIFREEKATFMNAMNTSINSIASKVETELNAAITAIDEGKKAIDEYWNSLTPEMQKIGEEAKTDIGGKFDELEQSVHAKHDELVEKLGDRYVKNVEKLQETFDKIKSEKQGWLSKAVDAIAGVIKAILRLKDMLLETLAKVAHVIGKIIKDPIGFLSNLIAAVKMGLDNFVKNIMDHMKKGLIAWLLGNMPPGLQLPDKWDLPGIFHFVMQIIGLTWTNIRQRAVLKMGEPVVAALEEVFDIFQIIIKEGLPGLWRYIKEKVGNLQVMVMDAIQDFLVEKIIKAGITWVIGLMNPAGAFIKACKLIYDIVMFFVERGKQIMDLVNAVIDSVALIVEGSLGQAAKMVEDALAKMIPVTLGFLAALLGLNGITEKVQKIIKAVQTPINKAIDWVLDKAIAFSKKLGLDKLVKKVKGGINNAKDWAKEKVKQGKEKVKQVGAKIMGWVGLKKKVSVRKGETHTLYFNKGSRKMMMASTPVVFGDFINSIVIPVKKQSKLNPIKAGLVSMLQQVDGLIANTTMSEDDKQQKIQAILEIIGPEIAELIRETSGALLTSEAPRYGGVHGGFGSSMRVRIVDGNPATTGGQPSVGGGNWDALRKRKTSMGSKDTFYIRAHLLNDNLGGPGDTWSNLSILSQQANNRDWYGSGSHETAVETRLKGPLSENGKGFIYVVTANYSRSQNAALINIVDSLIAFKNAPLGAAPVVPSDYTYLNAYSVGQLTDVKQILEAEKFVPTTFVCTIKEIDPSVGEEVVTSDHNINRTITNDIQGQYYL; encoded by the coding sequence TTGTTTACATCGGCTGAAAAAACATCCAAACCTGCAGGTGCTGTAAAAGCAACTGCAGACAAAACTTCTTTCTTCAGGAAAGCAGGTGAGGAGAGTTTTTTTAGTTCAAAAACAAATCCATCATTTTTCAATTCAACAGTTCAGGCCAAATTAAATATCAGTCAGCCGAACGATCCATTGGAAAAAGAAGCCGACGAAACGGCTGATAAGGTTATGCGTATGCCTGATGCAGCTGTGCCATCAATCGCAGAAAAGAAAGAAGATGAATTGCAACGTAAGGAAGATGAGCAGGAAGAAATGATCCAGCCAAAAATGATTGTGAATGCCGGTGGCAGTTTAGTGATGAGAAGTGAAGAACCGGGTGAAGTAAATGAAGAAACTGTTCAACCAAAATTATATAGTGCCGGGTTGATGCGTAAAGAAGCAGAAGAGGAGCAAGAAGAAACAGTACAACGAAAAGAAGAAGAACAGGAAGAAACCATTCAACGATTTGCAGATAGCAACTGCTGCAGTGCGGCAGTCATTCATCGCAAGGAACGTGGCCCACCAACAACTCACACATCCACGTTCTCATCACAATTACAACAAAGCAAAGGACAAGGTGCTCCTTTGAACCATAGTGTATTGCATAATATGCAAAACAGGTTTGGTGCTGATTTCAGCTCGGTGCGTATTCACAACAATAACACATCGGCACAACTCAGCAGCAATATCAATGCACAGGCATTTACACATGGTAATGATATTTATTTTAATCACGGAAAGTATAATCCTCATACTTCATCCGGAGGTTCGTTGCTTGCCCATGAGTTAACGCACACTATTCAGCAAGGTGCCGCAACACTTCATCGCAAGGCAAAAAGCCCTGCCACATCTCCTTTTGTTCAAACCAAAACAGAACCACAACAACTTACTGCAGAACCACGGCCTGAATTAATACGTGCAGTTCATCATGCAAAATCACAAATAGGAAAAGTAAATGCATCGCAAACAACACCAGATGGTTTGCGAGTTGGTGCAGATCGATTGGTGGAATATTTTAAAACAGCCATGGGTGATGAAGCAATACTTGAAGGTAATCAACCATACAAAACAGGAAGCGTTCACATTGATAATATCAGGTATAAGAAAGAAGCCAAAGGAATGAATCCTTTGGATCCAACCGGCCCGGCAGTAATGCGTGATGCAATGCCTAGCTGGTGCGGCATCTTTACATTCTGGGCATTGAACAAGGGTGGCATTCCAATGAAGAAATGGAAATTGGGACAAGCTGCAGTTGATATCAAGTCTGCATATCCTCCCGGTTATACACCACGTGCCGGTGATATTGCATATAAAGGTCCGCCATACCATCACTATGCAATTGTAGAAAACGCAACAGGTGGTGCAAAGAATGCAACGGTGAATACAGTTGATGGTAACACGGCTGGTGAAGATAATCTTGGTGCACAGGTACAACAACGTTCACAATCGATGAGTGTGTGGAAATTATTCTTTAATCCATTGTATGGACTGGAGGAACAGCTGCCGCAAAATCCGGAAGCACTGACTCCTGAAGAGATCAATAAAATTATGAGCGATGCAGGTGCATCGTCAACTTCATATTTATCAGCCCCTGCTTCAACAGCTGCTGAAATAAAACCATACACACCCGCTGAAACAACTGTAGCAGAAATGCCTGCTCCTGTAACAGACGAAGCCTCTGCGGTTGTTCCGGCAGAAGAAACAAAAGAAGGGACGGTAGAAGTAAAGGCAGAAGTGATTCCAACATCACCTAAAACACCGGAAGAAGATCCTGCTTATCAGCAGATCATGCAGCAGGCTGGTTCAGTAAAATCAAAACAAAAAACACATGATACACCGAAATCGAAAGCCGATGCGGCACAACTTGCATCTGCAATACCAGTTGACTTAGATAAAAGCAGCCAGGCGCAGTTTCATAAGGTGAACGAAATGGAATTGCAGGACAAACAGAAATTCAATGCAGATGCATTTAAAAAACAATTGAATGATCGCATAGAAGGTGCATTGCCAAAAGATGATAACGAAACAGTTGATCGTTACGAACATCCAAGCAAGGCAGAAAAAGCAATGAGTGAAGCAAAAGACGGAATGAAGACAGATGTGAAAGAGGAAAAGAAAAAAGCCGGTAATGCCATTGAAACAACAACTTCTGCTCCACCATCAGAAGAGGGAGTAAAGCCAAAAGAGACTGCAGACATGCAGCCAGAAGATGCGGGTAAGAAACCGCATATTCCCAAAGCTGAAGCAGCAGCGCCAAAGCCGAAGACAGACGAAGAAATTTCGATGGAGAAAGATGCACAGTCGTTAGATGATCAAATGGCAGAGAGCGATGTTACAGAAGAGCAACTGGCAAATTCAAATGAACCAACATTTGGTGAAGCACTTTCCAGCAAACAGGAAGCACAAACACAGGCACGCAATGCACCGGCAGAATATAGAGCCAAGGAGCAGCCGCAAATTGCAAAAGCTGAAGACCAGGCGAAAGCGACAGTTGCAGGAAAACTAACGGAGATGCATGAGGGCAGAGCAGGCGCATTGGCAAAAGTTGATGAAGGTAAAAACAACACCAAAACAAAAGATGAAGAAAAGCGGAAAGAAATTGCCGGTAATCTTCAACGTATCTATAACGAAACAAAAGAAAAGGTTACCACACTGCTTACTAATTTAGAAACAAACGTCATTACTGAATTTGATACAGCAGCCAATGCAGCCAATACAGTGTTTGAACGGAATGTACATCGACGTTTAGATGATCACTATGGTATTACAACGGTTGATGACACAGTTGGTGATTATATGCGTGGTGGACTGTCGCCGGAAATTGGAAAAATATTCCGTGAAGAGAAAGCAACATTCATGAATGCAATGAATACTTCAATCAATTCCATTGCATCGAAAGTTGAAACAGAACTCAATGCAGCTATTACAGCAATTGATGAGGGGAAAAAAGCAATTGATGAATATTGGAACAGCTTAACACCAGAAATGCAAAAAATTGGTGAAGAAGCCAAAACAGATATCGGTGGAAAATTTGATGAACTGGAACAAAGCGTACACGCAAAACATGATGAGTTAGTGGAAAAACTTGGCGACCGTTATGTGAAGAATGTAGAAAAGTTGCAGGAAACATTTGATAAGATCAAGAGTGAAAAACAAGGTTGGCTAAGCAAAGCGGTTGATGCAATAGCTGGTGTGATCAAAGCCATACTCCGGTTAAAAGATATGTTGCTGGAAACTTTGGCGAAAGTGGCACATGTTATTGGTAAGATCATTAAAGATCCGATTGGTTTCCTCAGCAATCTTATTGCAGCAGTGAAAATGGGGCTCGACAATTTTGTGAAGAACATCATGGATCACATGAAGAAGGGATTGATCGCCTGGCTGCTTGGTAATATGCCGCCTGGTTTGCAACTTCCTGATAAATGGGATCTGCCGGGCATCTTCCATTTTGTAATGCAGATCATCGGTCTAACATGGACGAATATCCGCCAACGTGCAGTGTTGAAAATGGGTGAACCTGTGGTAGCAGCTTTGGAAGAAGTGTTTGATATTTTCCAGATCATCATCAAAGAAGGTTTGCCGGGACTGTGGCGATACATCAAAGAAAAAGTGGGCAACCTGCAGGTGATGGTAATGGATGCCATCCAGGATTTCTTAGTTGAGAAAATCATTAAAGCAGGAATTACATGGGTGATCGGGCTAATGAATCCAGCAGGTGCATTTATCAAAGCATGTAAACTCATTTATGATATAGTGATGTTCTTTGTTGAGCGAGGCAAACAGATCATGGATTTAGTAAATGCTGTCATTGATTCTGTTGCATTGATCGTTGAAGGAAGTTTAGGTCAGGCAGCAAAGATGGTAGAAGATGCATTGGCAAAAATGATCCCTGTCACACTTGGTTTCCTAGCAGCATTACTTGGGTTAAATGGCATAACTGAGAAAGTACAGAAGATTATTAAAGCTGTACAGACACCTATCAACAAGGCAATTGATTGGGTATTGGATAAAGCCATTGCCTTCTCCAAAAAACTAGGGCTTGATAAACTGGTGAAGAAAGTAAAAGGTGGTATTAATAATGCAAAAGATTGGGCGAAGGAGAAGGTGAAGCAGGGCAAAGAGAAAGTGAAACAAGTTGGTGCAAAAATTATGGGATGGGTTGGGCTAAAGAAAAAAGTGAGTGTTCGAAAAGGTGAAACGCATACACTTTACTTCAATAAAGGAAGTAGAAAAATGATGATGGCATCAACACCAGTTGTTTTTGGAGATTTCATTAATAGTATTGTTATTCCTGTAAAGAAACAAAGTAAGCTAAATCCAATAAAAGCAGGTCTTGTTTCAATGTTACAGCAGGTAGACGGTTTAATAGCTAACACTACTATGTCCGAAGATGATAAGCAACAAAAGATTCAAGCGATTCTTGAAATAATCGGTCCGGAAATAGCTGAGTTGATAAGAGAAACCTCAGGTGCATTGTTAACATCAGAAGCTCCAAGATATGGTGGTGTACATGGCGGATTTGGCTCTTCAATGCGTGTTAGAATAGTAGATGGTAATCCGGCAACAACAGGTGGTCAGCCATCTGTTGGTGGCGGAAATTGGGATGCTCTTCGTAAGCGAAAGACAAGTATGGGAAGTAAGGATACATTTTACATCAGAGCGCACTTGTTAAATGATAATCTGGGCGGCCCTGGTGATACCTGGAGTAACTTATCTATATTATCGCAGCAAGCGAACAATAGGGATTGGTATGGCTCTGGATCGCATGAGACGGCAGTTGAAACAAGATTGAAAGGACCATTAAGTGAAAATGGAAAAGGGTTTATTTATGTTGTTACAGCTAATTACAGCAGAAGTCAAAATGCTGCCCTGATAAATATTGTAGACAGTTTGATTGCTTTTAAAAATGCCCCTTTAGGTGCTGCTCCTGTTGTGCCGTCTGATTATACTTACCTAAATGCATATAGCGTTGGGCAGTTAACTGATGTGAAACAAATTCTCGAGGCTGAAAAATTTGTGCCAACCACATTCGTGTGTACAATCAAGGAAATAGATCCATCGGTAGGAGAAGAAGTTGTTACATCCGATCACAATATCAACCGTACAATTACAAATGACATTCAGGGTCAATACTATCTATAA
- a CDS encoding CHAP domain-containing protein — MKYPGRIIKEGEGNTAIVKAIQKKLIELNIGNLEGTGTYGVKTKNAVKLFQATHMDQFGNPLEVDGQVGSLTWSTLFGTDTVVVTDTAPNALLAESVKAAIKQLGVMEEPPGSNKGPVVDQYLASVGLPPGLFWCAAFVYWGFDKASTTLGKKNPLVKTGHVMTHWNKTTGKKITTNEAVNKPSLIKPGHIFIMNTGGSAGHTGIVEKVEGGFIHTIEGNSNNAGSRNGIGVFRLQRKIAKINRGFIEYK; from the coding sequence ATGAAATACCCAGGCAGAATTATCAAAGAAGGCGAAGGCAATACAGCAATTGTAAAAGCAATTCAGAAAAAGCTCATTGAATTGAATATTGGTAACCTCGAAGGAACCGGCACGTATGGCGTAAAAACCAAGAATGCAGTGAAACTTTTTCAGGCAACACATATGGATCAGTTTGGTAATCCACTTGAAGTGGATGGACAAGTTGGTTCGCTTACGTGGTCAACATTGTTTGGCACAGATACTGTTGTTGTAACGGATACTGCACCCAATGCTTTGCTTGCAGAATCAGTAAAGGCTGCTATCAAGCAACTTGGTGTTATGGAAGAACCTCCCGGCAGTAATAAAGGCCCGGTGGTTGATCAATACCTTGCAAGTGTTGGATTGCCTCCCGGTTTGTTCTGGTGTGCTGCCTTTGTGTATTGGGGATTCGATAAAGCATCAACCACATTGGGTAAGAAAAACCCACTAGTGAAGACAGGACATGTAATGACGCATTGGAATAAAACAACAGGTAAAAAAATTACAACCAATGAAGCAGTGAACAAACCATCTCTTATAAAGCCCGGACATATTTTTATTATGAACACAGGCGGAAGTGCAGGCCACACTGGGATAGTTGAAAAAGTAGAAGGCGGATTTATTCATACCATAGAAGGCAACAGTAATAATGCGGGAAGCAGAAATGGTATTGGCGTGTTTCGGCTTCAACGGAAAATTGCAAAGATCAATCGGGGGTTTATTGAATACAAATGA